The Arachis hypogaea cultivar Tifrunner chromosome 14, arahy.Tifrunner.gnm2.J5K5, whole genome shotgun sequence DNA window TCACCTTtgttattatgttattaattttgtCATATAAAACCAACCAGTAACTCTGCAATACAGTTATCCCATAACCTCTAATGTGCACTATTGAATAACTTATACAAACCTACCAACAAGGTTAGTTAAATACTTAAATACTAGTCATATTTCTTTATGGAAGAAATTAGAAGaaagattgaaaaataaaaataaaggatgTATATATAAAGTTTTGCCAGCTTGATGTTGGTCGATCATGGAATGTTCCGGtaaacctttcttttcttcttggtaCCAAAAGGAGTGTCCTCACTATCACATGCATCTGAACCATGCCACACATGTCTAGGCAGATATCGTCGGAAATAGAAGTAATCGGAGCTAAGACGGGAGCCCTCGGCCTCAAGCACCTGAACCTGTGCGAAACCCGGCCGCCAGTCATCATTGCCGATTAACTTGAGGTACAAGTAACATATGGGGGATTCGACGCATGCTGCTTTGACCTCAAATTGGTCCACCATGCATGCTTGAAATGGCTTCCTTGGCATGTCATCAAGAATTTCAGGCTCCAAAGGGTCAACTTTCCTTAGGTGCTTGGAGTTCAAGTGTCTTACCAATATGTCATTTGAATTTGTGTCTCCAAATCTCAAGCTTACATTATTTGACGTTTCCGCTCCCCATGTGCAAGTGGTTTCCACGGTTATGAGATAAGTGCAATTTTTCTGCTATGTGCAAAGCCAAGTTTATTAAATAGAGTTGggaatcaaaattggcattcaaTTTTTCACAATTTGCATATTTGGACTCTTTTCATCTTATTAACTCTTAAATGTAACGAACATGTTATTATAATTAAGTAGACatccaaaataaaatatacaaatatcaTTATTCTAGGAAAACTTTATGGTGATGTATGTATTATTGTGTATGTACTCAAATAGCGAACTCACGAGAAAGGTGaacatttttctttcttgttaCTTAAATTGATGGagtactttttttaataaatcactAATTAGATGTTAAAAAATGATTACTAAATGTATATATTCTTAATGATCATTAATAGTCAAAAGATAATTGCTTGATAATAATCTCATTAACatgtaataatataattattatttatgcaTCATTATAAATGCGATTATTGTAGCATTAGTAGTCTCTCTTTGATTTCAGAATAGAATATTGCTTgattttcaatttaaaacatCTGTTAGCTCTAAACCTCCGTACacatctaattattattattattgggtaACAAACAGGAATAATAATGAGAATATTTATTTTTGCTTACGAAAAAGTGGCAAGTGCATGGGAGATGAGTAGGAAAAACGTTAGAATTAACATGGAAGAgatatgaaaatatatatatattatcaaatgTTTACATCTATCTTGAAGTgtcagtctttttttttttttggaataagaAGAAAAGATTAATAATGTTACCTTCAATTCTGGTGCTACTATACTTTCACCTCCGGCGACAATGACAAGCAATAAAACACAACAACATAAAAATTGCCATCCATTATCTGTCAAAAGCCCCATTTTTGCTTTGTCCTTCAAGCAAAAGATCTTATATCTGCTTGTGACACTTATTCGTATTAGTGACATTAAAACATGGAATATATACATTGACAATCTCACAATCCATTCTTAACTTGACACACATAAAGTGCATACCCCTAATTAAACTTCAACTTTGTTATGTTATTGTGACTATTATCAACTGAAAGAGGTTCCTTTCATTTTACTTATGCTTAGCATGCTTACTTTATTAAGGAAGGAATATCTTGTAAATCCTAATATCGTATCCAAGGCGAAAGAATCAAAATTCCCTCAattatattcttatttttccCAATAaaatggcttaatatgataggaGCAACCAATacaaatttcattttcatttttatacCTATTAGTCAATTAAATGGCTTATCATGCATACACGttgatctttttttttagtttatattataatttaaaattaattaataatattttataataataattgaatttagatattctaaaataaaaaaattaataaaatggtaaaataaaagattaattaccattaattttataatttttgtatataaaatatgtatcctattatcttaattttaagagTAATCAGTTTACACaagataatacataaaaatatataaaatttttattaaaaatttaatatatatatatatatatatatatatatatatatatataaattaccactatatatattttatgaaattataattaaaactaaaatttaacgattttcattgttaaaaatattaaagtaaTTAATGTTTTTCACAACTAATTTGAGTAAGTTGAGTGGTTATTTTACTCGTCCGTTTAAGTAAGTATCAGATATTCAAATTCTGTCTTGTGTGTAACAACCTATTAGATAGCGGTAGACTTTTAAATAGAGCTCCAATCTACGGTAGATTAATTTCAGCCTGTCGAGTAGGAAAATATCAtgaaaaaaatagtatttgtctTTAAGGTTTACCGAGTTGGgaaataccataaaaaaaattgtatttatctTTAAAGTAGAACAATTACTCATCGATAGTAATACTTATAGAGATTTGTCTTTGTTGAAATTTATTTAGGACAAATTCATTTGTTAGTATCATATTCATTCGTGAAATCAAAGCAATATGATCAACATTTTTACCTGTTAAAATTTCACATTTTGTAACATAATTTGTAAGCCTCCAAACTTGTAGATTTATGTCATTACAAAAgctattatattagttaatattcCTTAGTAACATCATTCGAATACTATCTTTCAGTATTAGTTTGTCTAAAGATAAaccataataatttttattattcaataatttattctattaaaaaaatgatatattatTACTTAGAttggtaaatatatttttttaatttcttacacTATTTTATTTAGCAATAATttccattaaaaaataaatgaccatactattttataatatgatgtacaaaatattttttattttaaaataatttttttatttttcactcaaattcaaatttaaattcaaattgattaacaactcatcttttttaaattttaataacaaaatcaaaattaattaggtGCAAAATGTTCAGTATTTAATGGttttaatcatttaaattttaattaccaaaaattaaattaaaaatttattataacttaataatcgataaatatatattttttggtatgtaaataataatatctaatttatttatttttttgataagagctaatatataatttattgaggATTAATTTATtgtccaaaattt harbors:
- the LOC112740420 gene encoding embryo-specific protein ATS3A-like, whose protein sequence is MGLLTDNGWQFLCCCVLLLVIVAGGESIVAPELKKNCTYLITVETTCTWGAETSNNVSLRFGDTNSNDILVRHLNSKHLRKVDPLEPEILDDMPRKPFQACMVDQFEVKAACVESPICYLYLKLIGNDDWRPGFAQVQVLEAEGSRLSSDYFYFRRYLPRHVWHGSDACDSEDTPFGTKKKRKVYRNIP